The proteins below are encoded in one region of Nitrospirota bacterium:
- a CDS encoding proteasome subunit alpha codes for MYEEPYRWVEAVGNRRQYLDEQFKQGSPVVALTYEGGILLATVSKGTPKLYEIYDRLALGGMGHPTDLEKLRFSLLEMAHVEGFNRSPSDVTGSRLVKYGIAPVIKQAFEEVYKAPFIVRILVAELGQKPEKDALLTINYDGTFEEMTGCAVLAATPAAQTKMTAYLKAQMPATLSLEQALDLTLRAWAIGSLAHQQEEAEQQAATEPQASGTASAAAAIPSADVLMEHVRSIAGGRTLECAVLERQAPGTSKYRSLKPADLSRLLPKALQSVVAN; via the coding sequence ATGTATGAAGAACCCTATCGCTGGGTAGAAGCAGTCGGCAATCGCCGCCAGTATCTGGATGAGCAGTTCAAGCAGGGGAGCCCGGTTGTGGCTCTGACTTATGAGGGCGGCATCCTTCTGGCCACGGTGAGCAAAGGGACTCCGAAGCTCTACGAGATCTATGATCGGCTGGCATTGGGCGGAATGGGGCACCCCACCGATTTGGAAAAACTGCGCTTCAGCCTGCTCGAAATGGCGCATGTCGAAGGGTTCAACCGTTCGCCCTCTGATGTCACTGGCTCGCGGTTGGTGAAATACGGCATTGCCCCCGTCATCAAACAGGCCTTTGAGGAAGTCTATAAGGCGCCGTTCATCGTACGTATTCTGGTGGCGGAGTTGGGGCAGAAGCCGGAGAAGGATGCGCTTCTGACGATCAACTACGATGGCACGTTCGAGGAAATGACCGGGTGCGCGGTTTTGGCTGCTACTCCCGCTGCCCAGACGAAAATGACGGCCTATCTCAAGGCGCAGATGCCTGCCACTCTGTCATTGGAGCAGGCGTTGGATCTGACCTTGCGTGCCTGGGCGATTGGTTCCCTCGCGCATCAACAGGAAGAGGCGGAGCAGCAGGCTGCAACCGAGCCACAGGCAAGCGGAACCGCTTCAGCGGCCGCTGCGATTCCGAGTGCCGACGTGCTGATGGAACATGTGCGGAGCATTGCGGGAGGCCGGACGCTTGAATGTGCGGTCCTTGAGCGGCAGGCTCCCGGCACCTCCAAGTACCGCTCGCTCAAGCCAGCCGATCTGTCACGGCTCCTGCCGAAGGCGCTTCAATCAGTCGTGGCGAACTAA
- a CDS encoding proteasome subunit alpha: protein MGMQGDFLQLLKEQGYTLSVPAAMGAGHALTNATTILAFKYRDGVLVAGDRRATAGNMVMYDRTDKVLEIDRHSVMAIAGVPATAYEMVRVLEHSFKYYRRTQLQELSFDGKLRAISKLLKDNVPAALAGTGAVVPVFAGYDLEQGSAKIYFYDILGAEFEGVEYAVSGSGSPTIRGILHYLNTWGDQPLNQLPEEQAMVQALRLLTSAAEFDSATGGVNREASLYPVIKLITGAGVQTVPDATLKPLYESQVVRYV from the coding sequence ATGGGGATGCAAGGGGATTTTCTTCAGCTGTTGAAAGAGCAGGGCTATACGCTCAGTGTGCCGGCGGCGATGGGGGCCGGCCATGCATTGACGAATGCCACGACGATTCTGGCTTTCAAGTATCGCGATGGTGTGCTGGTGGCAGGCGACCGTCGCGCGACCGCCGGCAATATGGTGATGTACGATCGCACGGACAAGGTGCTGGAGATCGATCGGCACAGTGTGATGGCCATTGCCGGAGTTCCTGCCACAGCCTATGAAATGGTGCGGGTCCTGGAACATTCCTTCAAATATTACCGGAGAACGCAGCTCCAGGAATTGAGTTTCGACGGCAAGCTGCGCGCTATCTCCAAGCTCTTGAAGGACAATGTGCCGGCTGCCTTGGCCGGGACCGGCGCGGTCGTCCCGGTGTTTGCCGGCTACGATCTGGAGCAGGGTTCGGCTAAGATCTATTTCTACGACATCCTCGGGGCGGAGTTCGAAGGGGTGGAATATGCCGTGTCCGGGTCCGGTTCTCCCACGATCAGGGGCATCCTGCATTATTTGAATACCTGGGGCGATCAGCCCCTCAATCAGCTGCCGGAAGAGCAGGCGATGGTGCAGGCCTTGCGATTGCTCACCAGCGCGGCGGAATTCGACTCGGCGACCGGCGGCGTGAACCGGGAGGCGAGCCTCTATCCCGTGATCAAGCTGATTACAGGAGCCGGTGTGCAGACGGTGCCGGATGCGACTTTGAAACCCCTCTATGAATCACAGGTGGTGCGTTATGTATGA
- a CDS encoding ubiquitin-like protein UBact — MNYSSMPERREGPGNPMPKAPSPSEEGGGPKRPETGSPDKDNLLKRMRKVDPKQAERYRQRTGE; from the coding sequence ATGAACTACAGCTCAATGCCGGAACGCCGGGAAGGGCCTGGCAATCCGATGCCGAAGGCTCCGAGTCCGTCCGAGGAGGGCGGGGGGCCGAAGAGGCCTGAGACCGGGTCTCCGGACAAAGATAACTTGCTCAAGCGTATGCGGAAGGTGGATCCGAAGCAGGCGGAGCGGTATCGGCAACGGACGGGAGAATAA
- a CDS encoding proteasome accessory factor PafA2 family protein, whose product MRLFGIETEYGITREDQEAVDPVVESMELVRAHLTASFERRWDYGGEDPHEDARGFRVLGLQQDKEEDEFAKVDAHRPFSFHEMKSDLVLPNGARFYNDHTHPEYSTPECRTLKDLLAHDRAGERIAQRAAERRNQVLGGSPVQLYKNNTDFHGHSYGCHDNYLLSRSIPFPALTAGLLPFLVSRQIIAGAGKVGVEGQESGFVPGSYQLSQRADFMETDLSVDTMHNRPILNTRDEPHAVREKYRRLHLIIGDANMCEYATALKVGTTQLALELIARGAAPVLELEHSVTAVKQLSRDQNLKATVRQRNGSTITGLDIQEQYYLAAQKHLAGADAETDWILREWAATLRLLAGDRQQLVGKLDWVTKLWLLETFMQEEKLGWEDPWLASLDLEYHNVNPERGLFLGLEAEGKAWRMTLEQDIESALVAGPADTRAGIRGLCIRRFPDQIKSMQWERIQFSGGLLSRTLEMGDLFKPEDVQACAQIFERAASPMDALTAWNREKESRS is encoded by the coding sequence ATGCGGCTGTTCGGGATCGAAACAGAGTATGGGATCACGAGGGAAGACCAGGAGGCGGTCGATCCGGTCGTGGAGTCGATGGAGCTGGTGCGGGCCCATCTGACTGCTTCGTTCGAGAGGCGCTGGGACTATGGGGGGGAAGACCCTCATGAGGATGCGCGGGGGTTCCGGGTCTTAGGTCTGCAACAGGACAAAGAAGAAGACGAGTTCGCCAAGGTCGATGCCCATCGGCCTTTTTCGTTTCATGAGATGAAGAGCGACCTGGTCCTTCCGAACGGAGCCCGCTTCTACAACGACCATACGCACCCTGAATATTCCACGCCGGAATGTCGGACGTTGAAAGATCTTCTCGCCCATGACCGGGCCGGGGAGCGGATCGCTCAGCGGGCGGCGGAGCGTCGCAACCAGGTGCTCGGCGGATCTCCGGTGCAGCTCTACAAGAACAATACGGACTTCCACGGCCATAGTTACGGTTGCCACGATAACTATCTCCTCTCACGTTCGATTCCCTTCCCTGCGCTGACCGCTGGGCTGCTGCCGTTCCTGGTCAGCAGGCAAATCATTGCCGGAGCCGGCAAAGTCGGGGTGGAGGGGCAGGAGAGCGGATTCGTGCCAGGCTCCTATCAGCTCTCCCAACGGGCCGATTTCATGGAGACGGATCTGAGCGTCGATACGATGCATAACCGGCCAATTCTGAATACGAGGGACGAGCCGCACGCGGTGCGGGAAAAATATCGGCGGCTCCATCTCATCATCGGCGATGCCAATATGTGCGAATACGCCACGGCCCTGAAAGTTGGGACGACGCAGTTGGCCCTGGAGTTGATCGCGCGAGGGGCTGCCCCGGTGCTTGAATTGGAACATTCTGTTACCGCAGTGAAGCAGCTTTCTCGCGATCAGAACTTGAAGGCCACGGTTCGTCAGAGAAACGGCAGTACCATCACGGGCCTCGACATTCAAGAACAGTATTATCTCGCGGCTCAGAAACATTTGGCCGGGGCTGATGCAGAGACCGATTGGATCCTGCGCGAATGGGCTGCCACGTTGCGATTGCTGGCCGGTGATCGACAGCAGCTGGTCGGGAAGCTCGATTGGGTCACCAAGCTCTGGCTGTTGGAAACGTTTATGCAGGAAGAGAAGCTCGGCTGGGAGGACCCCTGGCTGGCCAGTTTGGATTTGGAGTACCATAATGTGAATCCGGAGCGCGGGCTCTTTCTGGGGCTGGAGGCAGAGGGGAAGGCCTGGCGGATGACCTTGGAGCAGGACATTGAATCGGCCTTGGTGGCTGGTCCGGCCGATACCAGGGCGGGTATTCGCGGCCTCTGTATCAGGCGGTTCCCTGATCAGATCAAATCGATGCAGTGGGAGCGGATTCAGTTCAGCGGGGGGCTGCTATCGAGAACGTTGGAGATGGGCGACCTCTTTAAACCGGAGGATGTACAAGCCTGTGCGCAGATTTTTGAACGAGCGGCCTCCCCGATGGATGCGCTGACTGCATGGAATAGAGAAAAGGAGTCCCGATCATGA
- a CDS encoding AAA family ATPase, which translates to MSDRRPTEPQDPELNRKPEDVANPSMRMGSDPLELIEECLASFPDSDPRQKILYKLRHAVTLGQAAQLQREVEFKKAADVIAKLIAPANRIGTLLEVPGDGLARILVGGAEYYASVDPRVQATELKIGAQILVNEAFAVIKILGYDRNGPVLKVAEALPDGRLRFEQEMGRQVLILQRSSDLLGVDLKAGDEVRIEPSLHVAIEKLEDKKSKSHLLDEVPTVTWEQIGGQTEAIAAIKKAIEYPLLHADTFQRFKFTQPKGFLLYGPPGCGKTLIGQAAAASLAKLVGEASKATVGAKGDKPPVTRGAFLHIKGPEILNMWLGESERMVRDLFAQARARRKEGALPFIFIDEAESVLGTRRASRSFNISSTLVPMFCSEMDGIESLQDVVIILASNRPDLIDPAVLRPGRIDRKIKVSRPNRDSAAAILNVYLTEDLPLDRQWIDQHGGDRKKSCADLIDHALSAIFSRVDENRLLSIRLRSGQNKVLYRGDLISGAILSSIVQRAKERAIDRMIASGAGEPGGMTLDDLVSSVHAEFREGEMLPPDDAAEEWLKLLDHHPEQVVGVSSFRRGRQTEEKLIGQII; encoded by the coding sequence ATGAGTGATCGCCGACCCACTGAACCACAGGACCCAGAACTCAACAGGAAGCCGGAGGACGTTGCGAATCCGTCGATGCGCATGGGGTCCGACCCGCTTGAGCTGATAGAAGAATGTCTCGCCTCATTTCCCGACAGTGACCCCCGGCAGAAGATCCTCTACAAGCTGCGCCATGCCGTGACTCTTGGCCAAGCGGCGCAACTGCAGCGAGAAGTCGAATTCAAAAAAGCCGCTGACGTCATCGCGAAGCTTATCGCGCCGGCCAACCGGATCGGCACCTTGCTTGAGGTGCCGGGCGATGGCCTTGCCAGGATCCTGGTGGGGGGCGCTGAGTATTATGCCAGCGTCGATCCCAGGGTGCAGGCTACGGAGCTGAAGATCGGCGCGCAGATTCTCGTCAACGAAGCCTTCGCCGTCATTAAGATTCTGGGCTATGACCGGAATGGCCCCGTGTTGAAAGTCGCGGAAGCCTTGCCGGATGGGCGACTTCGGTTCGAGCAGGAGATGGGTCGGCAGGTCTTGATCCTCCAACGGTCGAGCGATCTGCTCGGGGTGGACCTGAAAGCGGGCGATGAGGTGCGGATCGAGCCAAGCCTCCATGTGGCGATTGAAAAACTTGAAGATAAAAAGTCCAAGTCCCACCTCCTGGACGAGGTTCCTACCGTCACGTGGGAGCAGATCGGCGGGCAAACGGAGGCGATCGCCGCCATTAAGAAGGCGATCGAGTATCCCCTGCTCCATGCGGACACGTTTCAGCGCTTTAAGTTTACTCAGCCGAAGGGTTTTTTATTGTATGGTCCTCCCGGCTGCGGCAAGACTTTGATCGGACAGGCGGCTGCCGCCAGCCTCGCCAAGCTGGTGGGGGAGGCGAGCAAGGCTACGGTCGGCGCGAAGGGCGATAAACCGCCGGTGACTCGCGGAGCCTTCCTCCATATCAAGGGGCCGGAAATTTTGAATATGTGGCTGGGAGAATCGGAGCGGATGGTCCGTGATCTCTTCGCCCAGGCCCGCGCTCGTCGGAAGGAAGGGGCTCTGCCATTTATTTTCATCGACGAAGCGGAGTCGGTGCTCGGCACGAGACGGGCCTCTCGGTCCTTCAATATTTCCAGCACCCTCGTGCCGATGTTCTGTTCCGAGATGGACGGAATCGAATCGCTGCAGGATGTGGTGATCATTCTGGCTTCGAACAGGCCTGATTTAATCGACCCGGCTGTGCTCAGGCCAGGCCGCATCGATCGCAAGATCAAAGTGAGCCGTCCCAATCGTGACTCGGCTGCCGCGATTTTGAATGTGTATCTGACGGAGGACCTGCCTCTGGACCGGCAATGGATCGACCAGCACGGCGGGGACCGGAAGAAGTCCTGCGCCGACCTCATCGACCATGCGCTTTCTGCGATCTTCTCGCGCGTCGATGAAAACCGGCTCCTCTCGATCAGGCTCCGTAGCGGACAGAATAAGGTGCTCTATCGGGGTGATCTGATCAGCGGCGCGATCTTGTCTTCTATTGTGCAACGGGCGAAGGAACGGGCGATTGACCGGATGATTGCGTCAGGCGCGGGCGAGCCAGGCGGCATGACCCTGGACGATCTGGTCAGCTCCGTACATGCAGAGTTCCGGGAGGGCGAGATGTTGCCGCCCGACGATGCAGCGGAAGAATGGCTTAAGCTCCTCGATCACCATCCGGAGCAGGTCGTCGGAGTCTCCTCGTTCCGGAGAGGGCGGCAGACAGAAGAAAAATTGATAGGACAGATTATCTAA
- a CDS encoding trypsin-like peptidase domain-containing protein — protein sequence MMAKGHVAGRALVAAGLLGLSLWPGLSTGEWGKPLGGTYDGPEGKPRVVAPPPAELGEDERATMAVFERATKSVVFISNTAIQRDPWSFNLFEVPQGSGSGFVWNKQGHIVTNFHVVYGANSITVTLADRTEHKATLIGADPDHDVAVLQVRASEEALSPLAVGTSRDLRVGQKVLAIGNPFGLDHTLTTGVVSALGRTIKSLTNRTIEGVIQTDAAINPGNSGGPLLDSAGRLIGVNTQIMSPSGAFAGIGFAVPVDTVNRIVPELIRYGKLIRPGLGVSLVPDAMAKRWGIKGLIIGKVSPGSGAEQAGLKGARETATGRVELGDIILSVDGKQVGTLDELMDVMERHKVNDRVTVEILRGTSRERVSVTLQAVN from the coding sequence ATGATGGCGAAGGGGCATGTGGCAGGCAGAGCTCTCGTGGCGGCGGGACTCTTGGGTCTCAGTCTCTGGCCTGGTTTGTCGACAGGAGAATGGGGGAAGCCGCTAGGTGGAACCTATGATGGTCCTGAAGGGAAGCCGCGCGTCGTAGCGCCCCCGCCAGCCGAGTTGGGTGAGGACGAGCGGGCCACGATGGCTGTCTTCGAGCGGGCCACGAAATCCGTCGTCTTTATCTCAAACACCGCAATTCAACGGGATCCCTGGTCGTTCAATCTCTTTGAAGTCCCGCAGGGGTCCGGATCGGGATTCGTCTGGAACAAGCAGGGGCATATCGTCACCAATTTTCATGTCGTCTACGGGGCGAATTCGATCACCGTCACGCTGGCGGATCGGACGGAGCATAAGGCCACGCTCATCGGCGCCGATCCCGATCACGATGTGGCGGTGCTGCAGGTCCGCGCGTCGGAAGAAGCGCTCTCGCCCCTCGCAGTCGGGACCTCGCGGGATCTGCGAGTCGGGCAGAAGGTCTTGGCGATCGGGAATCCCTTCGGCCTCGACCATACGCTGACGACCGGCGTGGTGAGCGCCTTGGGGCGGACGATCAAGTCCTTGACGAACCGGACGATTGAAGGGGTCATCCAGACCGATGCCGCCATCAATCCGGGAAACTCAGGCGGGCCGCTGCTGGATAGCGCCGGACGCTTGATCGGAGTGAACACGCAGATCATGAGCCCCAGCGGGGCCTTCGCGGGAATTGGTTTTGCTGTGCCGGTGGATACGGTCAACCGCATCGTGCCGGAGCTGATCAGGTACGGCAAGCTTATCCGTCCTGGGCTCGGGGTCTCGCTCGTGCCAGATGCGATGGCCAAGCGGTGGGGGATCAAGGGGCTGATTATCGGCAAGGTGTCGCCTGGCAGCGGGGCGGAGCAGGCAGGGTTGAAGGGCGCGCGTGAAACCGCCACCGGTCGGGTGGAATTGGGCGACATCATCCTTTCGGTCGACGGCAAGCAGGTTGGGACGCTGGACGAACTGATGGATGTGATGGAACGGCACAAGGTCAACGACCGGGTCACGGTCGAAATCCTACGGGGAACCAGCCGGGAACGGGTCTCCGTGACCCTGCAAGCCGTCAATTAA
- a CDS encoding secondary thiamine-phosphate synthase enzyme YjbQ — MTVKTVSLHLAMQGDAQIENVTKSVAEALTGAKLAAGIVTVFIKHTTASVMIIEDEPGIRADTKAFWDRTVPGDPAWQHNTRNAGEDNGHSHLRGQLQGPSVTIPFQDGALLLGTWQQIVVIDFDTRARTRELIIQIMGE, encoded by the coding sequence ATGACGGTCAAGACTGTGTCATTGCATCTCGCTATGCAGGGAGACGCGCAGATCGAAAACGTGACGAAGTCCGTGGCCGAGGCCCTGACCGGAGCCAAGCTGGCGGCAGGGATCGTGACGGTCTTCATCAAACATACGACTGCCTCGGTGATGATCATCGAAGATGAGCCAGGCATCAGGGCCGATACCAAAGCCTTCTGGGACCGGACTGTGCCGGGCGATCCTGCCTGGCAGCACAATACGAGAAATGCCGGTGAAGACAATGGCCACAGCCACTTGCGTGGTCAGCTGCAAGGGCCGTCGGTCACCATTCCCTTTCAGGACGGCGCGCTCCTGTTGGGGACCTGGCAACAGATTGTCGTCATCGATTTCGATACCAGAGCCAGGACCAGGGAATTGATTATCCAAATCATGGGTGAATGA
- a CDS encoding HIT family protein: MTNPTCKACSTNWPDKDRFIADLSLTRVYLHEDQFFPGWTVLFLKRHATELFQLTKDERSQLIEDVSLVAQTLAQVYGARKINYELLGNQLPHIHWHIIPRLATDPAPLEPVWRVEHEPVQLAPSDLQTQIQLIQKQLRS; this comes from the coding sequence ATGACCAATCCAACCTGCAAAGCCTGCTCGACCAACTGGCCCGACAAAGACCGTTTCATCGCAGACCTCAGCCTCACCAGGGTCTATCTGCATGAAGATCAATTCTTCCCCGGCTGGACCGTCCTCTTCCTCAAACGCCATGCGACCGAACTGTTTCAACTGACCAAAGACGAACGGTCGCAATTGATCGAGGACGTCAGTCTCGTTGCCCAGACTCTGGCCCAGGTCTATGGGGCCAGGAAGATCAATTACGAGCTCCTCGGCAACCAGCTCCCTCACATCCACTGGCATATCATTCCACGGCTGGCCACAGACCCAGCCCCTCTGGAACCAGTCTGGCGGGTCGAGCACGAACCGGTGCAGCTGGCACCATCAGACTTACAGACACAGATTCAACTGATTCAAAAACAGCTCCGGTCCTGA
- a CDS encoding tetratricopeptide repeat protein: MSPITHRVTLPILLSTCLLLFPSVPSSLAETAAEPDDAVRALSHLREQVRAAPQSLDHRLKLADALYRIGDLDTAIDECRVALALKPDHALAHLQLGIALMAKQDWRPALTELRDAARLNPALTQAHYNLGTAYYTTGNLKGAIESYRQALALQPSLLDARYRLALALKFNHRDQESIQFMKEAAAGGVPQAQYALGQAYRTGQGIEKNGALTIYWWSKSVEFGHQPAASSLSLLRQLALSKVQPEQSRLEALKAFQGYRETLWENVPDLARSGNETLGTTLLKQNHANKAVSVLLQECYALSDVALAELARIYETGWEPQLPPFDKNILACIETTAGDSFMPAKKILARIYGKGLGVKQDKQKMELTLKGLPKDEIKKVLNQLTPAP; the protein is encoded by the coding sequence ATGTCTCCGATCACACATCGAGTCACGCTCCCCATCCTCCTCTCTACCTGCCTCCTCCTGTTCCCCTCCGTCCCTTCGTCGCTCGCAGAGACAGCCGCCGAGCCTGACGATGCCGTCAGGGCTCTGAGTCACTTGCGTGAACAGGTCCGCGCCGCGCCCCAAAGCCTCGACCATCGGCTCAAACTGGCGGACGCCCTCTATCGGATCGGCGATCTCGACACAGCCATCGACGAATGTCGCGTGGCCCTCGCGCTGAAACCGGATCACGCCCTGGCCCATCTCCAGCTCGGCATCGCCCTCATGGCCAAACAGGACTGGCGGCCCGCGCTGACGGAGTTGCGAGACGCGGCCCGGCTCAATCCTGCATTGACTCAGGCCCACTACAATCTCGGCACCGCCTACTACACGACCGGCAATCTCAAGGGAGCGATTGAGTCCTATCGGCAGGCGCTGGCCTTACAGCCCTCCCTGCTCGACGCCCGCTACCGCCTGGCTCTGGCATTGAAATTCAACCATCGCGACCAGGAATCCATCCAGTTCATGAAAGAAGCGGCAGCGGGCGGCGTCCCGCAAGCGCAATATGCTCTGGGTCAGGCCTACCGCACGGGCCAGGGAATCGAAAAGAACGGAGCCCTCACCATCTATTGGTGGAGCAAATCGGTCGAGTTCGGCCATCAGCCGGCCGCCTCCTCCCTCTCTCTGCTCCGCCAGCTGGCCCTCTCCAAGGTCCAACCGGAACAGAGCCGCCTCGAAGCCCTGAAGGCCTTTCAAGGCTATCGCGAAACATTATGGGAGAACGTTCCAGACCTTGCCCGCAGCGGCAACGAGACCCTGGGGACCACGTTGCTGAAACAGAACCACGCCAACAAGGCCGTCTCCGTGCTGCTGCAAGAATGCTACGCCCTCAGCGACGTGGCGCTGGCCGAGCTGGCCAGGATCTATGAGACTGGCTGGGAGCCCCAGCTTCCTCCCTTCGACAAGAACATCCTGGCCTGTATTGAAACCACCGCGGGCGACAGCTTCATGCCGGCCAAGAAAATTCTCGCCCGCATCTACGGCAAGGGTCTCGGCGTAAAACAGGATAAACAGAAGATGGAACTGACTCTCAAGGGGTTACCGAAGGATGAGATCAAAAAAGTCCTCAACCAGCTGACTCCCGCCCCCTAA
- a CDS encoding MFS transporter, with amino-acid sequence MRPERIPRNVWVAGWVSFLMDVSSEMVYPLVPLFLSSAFGANKSVIGLIEGIAEASASVLKLFSGVLADRFGRHKLLMGLGYGISTLSRPALALAGGWGLVLASRFVDRVGKGIRTAPRDAIIAASTPATQLGASFGLHRAMDAAGAVVGPAIAILILALWEANYRLVFWLSILPGIAAVLLIVLCIKPDNREQKVAKPISWSLEGFDRRFVQFLFVIGLFSLGNSSNAFLILKAQAGGMSPAWISVVYLLFNVSYALLSIPGGLLSDRFGRPWVIIGGFSLSALVYAGFAMADNPWPIAALFILYGCYMGVTDGVQRAYLATLVSEQRMATGFGLYHMVVGLAILPASLLAGLLWDHISPAAPFWFGSGMAALALLLFVKFSWQDLRTGREA; translated from the coding sequence ATGAGGCCTGAACGGATTCCCAGAAATGTGTGGGTGGCCGGATGGGTCAGCTTCCTCATGGACGTCAGCTCCGAGATGGTCTATCCCCTCGTGCCCCTGTTTCTCTCGTCCGCGTTCGGCGCGAACAAATCGGTCATCGGGCTGATCGAAGGGATCGCGGAAGCCTCGGCCAGTGTCCTGAAACTTTTTTCCGGCGTCCTGGCAGATCGGTTCGGCCGGCACAAACTCTTGATGGGGCTTGGCTATGGGATCTCGACCCTCTCCCGCCCCGCCTTGGCCCTGGCGGGCGGGTGGGGACTCGTGCTGGCCTCCCGGTTTGTCGACCGGGTCGGGAAGGGCATCCGCACCGCGCCCCGCGACGCCATCATCGCGGCCTCTACGCCGGCGACGCAGCTTGGCGCATCCTTCGGCTTGCATCGAGCCATGGACGCGGCAGGAGCGGTCGTGGGGCCTGCCATCGCCATCCTCATCCTGGCCCTCTGGGAAGCCAACTATCGGCTGGTGTTCTGGCTCTCCATCCTGCCAGGAATCGCGGCGGTCCTCTTAATCGTTCTGTGCATCAAGCCAGATAACCGGGAGCAGAAAGTCGCGAAGCCCATCTCCTGGTCTCTGGAAGGATTCGACCGGCGCTTCGTGCAATTCCTCTTCGTCATCGGCCTCTTCTCGCTCGGCAATTCCAGCAACGCCTTCTTGATCCTCAAGGCTCAAGCGGGGGGCATGAGTCCCGCCTGGATCTCCGTCGTCTATCTCCTGTTCAACGTATCCTATGCCCTCCTTTCGATTCCAGGCGGCCTGCTCAGCGATCGGTTCGGCAGACCCTGGGTCATCATCGGAGGGTTCAGCCTCTCCGCCCTGGTCTATGCAGGATTCGCCATGGCAGACAACCCCTGGCCCATCGCGGCCCTCTTCATACTCTACGGCTGTTATATGGGCGTGACGGATGGAGTACAGCGGGCCTACCTGGCCACGCTGGTCTCGGAGCAGCGTATGGCCACAGGGTTCGGCCTCTATCACATGGTGGTGGGACTCGCGATTCTCCCGGCCAGTCTGCTGGCAGGGTTGCTCTGGGACCATATCAGTCCCGCAGCCCCCTTCTGGTTCGGCTCAGGGATGGCGGCCCTCGCGCTGCTATTGTTCGTCAAATTTTCCTGGCAGGATCTGAGAACAGGAAGGGAAGCGTAA
- a CDS encoding BrnT family toxin: MIYEWDSKKAQANRRKHGVSFEEAASVFQDTVALTFDDPDHSDRELREITIGLSARGRVLFLSHCARGNGIRIISARRATPKERRQYAEDFS, translated from the coding sequence GTGATATACGAGTGGGATTCGAAGAAAGCTCAAGCCAACCGCCGGAAGCACGGTGTTTCATTTGAAGAAGCGGCTTCGGTGTTTCAGGATACAGTGGCGCTTACATTCGATGATCCGGACCATTCGGATAGAGAGCTCCGCGAAATTACTATCGGGCTCTCGGCAAGAGGCCGGGTATTGTTTCTCTCGCACTGTGCTCGTGGAAATGGGATTCGGATCATAAGCGCCAGAAGGGCGACACCGAAAGAAAGGAGACAATATGCGGAAGATTTCAGCTAA
- the ubiA gene encoding 4-hydroxybenzoate octaprenyltransferase, giving the protein MIESSSPAQGPKLSWSAISRLIRLQSQTGTWLLLLPTLWSLVLAARGLPPLHLLAIFVAGSFVMRSAGVVLNDLADRSFDRHVTRTLVRPLASGELSVPHALLVLGFFLALAGLLVLLLDPLTILLSPIAILLAALYPFAKRVIHIPQAMLGIAFGWGTIMAWAASRGAIDAPAWCLFAATVCWAIGYDTIYALQDREDDRRIGVKSSALLFGPSTWIAVGTVLCAMLLLLGLAGWLAQIGWVYYAVLAAVGGWCLRQAGQIRGVVSAPTAFHMFQQHVWVGAVILIGMIAGFLF; this is encoded by the coding sequence ATGATTGAATCTTCTTCACCGGCGCAGGGGCCGAAACTGTCCTGGTCTGCCATCAGCCGACTCATCCGCCTACAGAGCCAGACCGGAACCTGGCTGCTCCTGCTCCCGACCCTCTGGTCCCTGGTCTTGGCGGCGCGCGGCCTGCCGCCCCTCCACTTGCTGGCCATCTTCGTCGCAGGGTCTTTCGTGATGCGGAGCGCCGGGGTCGTGTTGAACGATTTGGCGGACCGCTCGTTCGACCGGCATGTGACCCGCACGCTGGTGCGGCCCCTCGCCTCCGGCGAACTCAGCGTCCCTCATGCCCTGCTGGTCCTCGGCTTCTTTCTCGCTCTGGCTGGCCTGCTCGTGCTGCTGCTGGACCCTCTGACGATCCTCCTGAGCCCGATCGCCATCCTCCTGGCTGCCCTCTATCCCTTTGCAAAACGGGTCATCCATATTCCGCAAGCCATGCTGGGCATCGCCTTCGGCTGGGGCACCATCATGGCCTGGGCCGCCTCGCGGGGTGCCATCGACGCGCCTGCCTGGTGCCTCTTTGCTGCGACGGTCTGCTGGGCGATCGGATACGACACGATCTACGCCCTGCAAGACAGGGAGGACGATCGCAGGATCGGCGTGAAATCATCGGCCCTGCTGTTCGGCCCATCCACCTGGATCGCCGTCGGCACGGTCCTCTGCGCGATGCTGTTGCTGCTGGGACTGGCTGGCTGGCTGGCCCAGATCGGCTGGGTCTACTATGCAGTGCTTGCTGCTGTGGGAGGTTGGTGTCTGAGGCAAGCAGGACAGATCAGGGGAGTTGTCTCGGCCCCTACCGCCTTCCACATGTTTCAACAACATGTGTGGGTAGGAGCCGTAATCTTGATTGGAATGATCGCGGGATTTCTGTTCTAG